The following are encoded together in the Hyalangium ruber genome:
- a CDS encoding metal-dependent hydrolase, with protein MSRFERRALDPSHLRPRRTAFTFPSSIPKHWLAGSPTQSHFFNAINLFVVSFEEFMVRVMRDRLPELKEDTEFSRQVRGFMGQEATHSYVHEKFLNNLREQGYQIEGYLSASERIFTHWFEKGLGQRVSMSMIAGFEHLTALLAEIVLADQMMKPAEPFMAELWEWHAAEEIEHKEMAFELLRRTSRSYLLRMAGVLLGGVVVLGFIGTGMVMLLRQDGELWRKRTWRDFKALLFGPSRMALRSLGIFLEYFRPGFHPNQRDNYSLAESVFQRAK; from the coding sequence ATGTCTCGCTTCGAGCGCAGAGCGCTCGATCCATCCCACCTACGGCCCCGGCGTACGGCCTTCACCTTCCCCAGCTCCATTCCAAAGCACTGGCTGGCGGGCAGTCCTACCCAGTCCCACTTCTTCAATGCCATCAACCTCTTCGTGGTGTCCTTCGAGGAGTTCATGGTGCGCGTCATGCGCGACCGCCTGCCCGAGCTGAAGGAGGACACCGAGTTCTCCCGCCAGGTGCGCGGCTTCATGGGCCAGGAGGCCACCCACTCCTACGTGCATGAGAAGTTCCTGAACAACCTGAGAGAGCAGGGCTACCAGATCGAAGGCTATCTGAGCGCCTCGGAGCGCATCTTCACCCACTGGTTCGAGAAGGGGCTGGGGCAGCGGGTGAGCATGTCGATGATCGCCGGCTTCGAGCACCTCACGGCGCTGCTGGCGGAGATCGTCCTGGCGGATCAGATGATGAAGCCGGCCGAGCCCTTCATGGCCGAGCTCTGGGAGTGGCACGCCGCCGAGGAGATCGAACACAAGGAGATGGCGTTCGAGCTGCTGCGGCGCACGAGCCGCTCCTACCTGCTGCGGATGGCGGGGGTGCTGCTGGGGGGCGTGGTGGTGCTGGGCTTCATCGGCACGGGCATGGTGATGCTGCTGCGGCAGGACGGGGAGCTGTGGCGCAAGCGGACGTGGCGGGACTTCAAGGCGCTGCTGTTCGGCCCGAGCCGGATGGCGCTTCGTTCACTGGGCATCTTCCTGGAGTACTTCCGCCCGGGCTTCCACCCCAACCAGCGTGACAACTATTCGCTGGCCGAGAGCGTCTTCCAGCGCGCGAAGTAG
- a CDS encoding GNAT family N-acetyltransferase yields MDLALTPNNKDYTILVADRGGTLVGYICYGPTPMTEGTYDLYWIASDPAVRGQGVGASLIAGMEGDLRRRTARAIRVETSATEAYGPTRGFYASMKYTEESRFRDFYKVGDDLIVLAKRL; encoded by the coding sequence GTGGATCTCGCGCTCACGCCGAATAACAAGGACTACACCATCCTCGTCGCCGATCGCGGCGGCACCCTCGTGGGCTACATCTGCTACGGCCCCACGCCGATGACGGAGGGCACCTACGACTTGTACTGGATCGCCTCGGACCCGGCGGTGCGCGGGCAGGGCGTGGGCGCCTCGCTCATCGCCGGCATGGAGGGAGACCTTCGGCGGCGCACCGCGCGGGCCATCCGCGTGGAGACGAGCGCCACGGAGGCCTACGGCCCCACCCGCGGCTTCTACGCCTCGATGAAGTACACCGAGGAGTCCCGGTTCCGGGATTTCTACAAGGTCGGGGATGACCTCATCGTCCTGGCCAAGCGGCTCTAA
- a CDS encoding ATP-binding protein → MELVLFIGLQGSGKSSFYRERFADTHVLVSKDLWPHARKRDARQQRHISEALEAGRSVAVDNTNPTPESRAPLIALGKEKGARVVGYAFESRLEDCLARNALRVGKARVPEVGIYATRKVLRWPSLAEGFDALYFVRLTREGTFLVTEWSES, encoded by the coding sequence ATGGAACTCGTCCTCTTCATCGGTCTGCAGGGCTCCGGCAAGAGCAGCTTCTATCGAGAGCGCTTCGCCGATACGCACGTGTTGGTGAGCAAGGACCTGTGGCCCCACGCGCGCAAGCGGGATGCCCGCCAGCAGCGGCACATTTCCGAGGCGCTGGAGGCGGGCCGCTCGGTGGCGGTGGACAACACCAACCCCACGCCTGAGAGCCGTGCGCCGCTCATCGCCCTCGGCAAGGAGAAGGGCGCTCGCGTCGTGGGCTACGCCTTCGAGTCGCGCCTGGAAGACTGCCTCGCGCGCAATGCATTACGCGTCGGCAAGGCCCGGGTGCCCGAGGTGGGGATCTACGCCACGCGCAAGGTGCTCCGGTGGCCGAGCCTCGCCGAGGGCTTCGACGCGCTCTACTTCGTCCGCCTCACCCGGGAAGGGACCTTCCTCGTCACCGAATGGAGCGAGTCATGA
- a CDS encoding ArnT family glycosyltransferase translates to MAVPLSSPTPGLKLCLVLLGAGVAARLALALGTDIYFDEAYYWQWSRHLDWGYYDHPPLIAWLIAALGIRPVALLCGLGTVAAVWGLARDVHGSREAAWRAAALWSVVPAAVLCGVWALPDTPLLLFWTLALWALWREKWVLAGLASGLALLSKYPAVLLALAFLATAVRMRRLPKGAWLTALLGVLLFLPVVVWNAQREWVGFAFQLKHGLGGTGGLKSLGEFLGGQLALGGPVLLPLALVYAVRGPREQFLLRAAAVVPLLFFGYAAVRTRGEANWPAAAYVAACVGVAGMRPAWFRAAAFSGLAVVLAVGSHLLFPLLRFERDVPLSRTHGWSALSALADPQRLFPTFDSRDLAIVYAPNYQLASQAARYAGVVVDTEGPGRMSQYDLWPKPIIIPGMDALWFSEGPPPPEELAWRFKDVEGPVELPVDFRGRRVHTFRIWRLRDALSE, encoded by the coding sequence GTGGCCGTTCCCCTCTCTTCCCCTACCCCTGGCCTGAAGCTCTGCCTCGTCCTGCTCGGGGCAGGGGTCGCGGCGCGGCTCGCGCTCGCGCTCGGCACGGACATCTACTTCGACGAGGCGTACTACTGGCAGTGGTCGCGGCACCTCGACTGGGGCTACTACGACCACCCGCCGCTCATCGCCTGGCTCATCGCCGCGCTGGGCATCCGCCCCGTGGCGCTGCTGTGCGGCCTGGGCACCGTGGCCGCGGTGTGGGGACTCGCGAGGGATGTCCACGGCAGCCGCGAGGCCGCCTGGCGCGCGGCGGCGCTATGGAGCGTGGTGCCCGCCGCCGTTCTCTGCGGCGTGTGGGCCCTGCCGGACACGCCGCTGCTGCTCTTCTGGACGCTGGCGCTATGGGCGCTGTGGCGCGAGAAGTGGGTGCTGGCGGGCCTGGCCTCGGGGCTGGCGCTGCTGTCGAAGTACCCGGCCGTGCTGCTCGCGCTGGCCTTCCTCGCCACGGCGGTGCGCATGCGGCGGCTGCCCAAGGGCGCGTGGCTGACGGCGCTGCTGGGCGTCCTGCTCTTCCTACCGGTGGTGGTGTGGAACGCCCAGCGGGAGTGGGTGGGCTTCGCCTTCCAGCTCAAGCACGGCTTGGGAGGCACGGGCGGGCTGAAGTCCCTGGGAGAGTTCCTCGGAGGCCAGCTCGCGCTCGGTGGACCCGTGCTGCTGCCGCTGGCGCTGGTGTATGCGGTTCGGGGCCCGCGTGAGCAGTTCCTCCTGCGCGCGGCGGCGGTGGTGCCGCTGCTCTTCTTCGGGTACGCGGCGGTGCGCACGCGCGGCGAGGCCAACTGGCCCGCGGCGGCGTACGTGGCGGCCTGCGTGGGCGTGGCGGGGATGCGGCCCGCCTGGTTCCGGGCAGCGGCCTTCAGCGGATTGGCCGTGGTGCTGGCGGTGGGCTCGCACCTGCTCTTCCCGCTGCTGCGCTTCGAGCGGGACGTGCCGCTCTCGCGCACCCATGGCTGGTCCGCCCTCTCAGCGCTCGCGGATCCGCAGCGGCTCTTCCCCACCTTCGACTCGAGGGACCTCGCCATCGTCTACGCGCCCAACTACCAGCTCGCCTCGCAGGCGGCCCGTTACGCGGGAGTGGTGGTGGACACCGAGGGCCCTGGCCGCATGAGCCAATACGACTTGTGGCCCAAGCCCATCATCATTCCGGGGATGGATGCCCTCTGGTTCTCCGAGGGCCCGCCTCCGCCCGAGGAGCTGGCGTGGCGGTTCAAGGACGTGGAGGGCCCCGTGGAGCTGCCCGTGGACTTCCGAGGCCGGCGGGTCCACACCTTCCGCATCTGGAGACTTCGGGACGCGCTCTCCGAGTGA
- a CDS encoding DUF4241 domain-containing protein, translated as MAVRSTGPDLLSAFENERVLLSRGRPVAVYTHHAGTLVLTSGRIVVCNPLTLPPRPLPGAHLLVLLTLNHREPFSRAVPPGRYPVLLSVIRTRRTGSSAAHESIAMAMVRFEESRPVRWERATRGEPARVLPPHPRHGYRAEPDITAFLDADVVERVPDRSRQFVDTFTAHSSPMWSSTALTLEPRSGANIIAFSSPTPGAESRAQGVSTSWWGLGEDGQPVCLVTDFLDLDLSRPALPDDAEARLGRIRDLVLQLRYGDAEMRGRALREIGDYGGEAAEAVESVLERILSTESDAAEREYAAAAIARICAEAPEQVELLARALAAPVGTEALAALLRAVGSIGICRQEARFFHPIAERVLTVLIQRLDEGDRHIQSGIKSFVWDLGAHRPEAWDLLVRLLSTADVELRVAAASRLSHSEFATHHEAALDALATVIMDELLELELRVAAASSLRAFPRLSVSARTALWNAASSKQPLLAWYARDMLRQRK; from the coding sequence ATGGCTGTGCGCAGTACCGGGCCAGACCTGCTGTCCGCGTTCGAGAACGAGCGGGTCTTGCTCTCACGGGGCCGGCCGGTGGCTGTGTACACGCACCATGCGGGGACGCTGGTGCTCACCAGCGGCCGCATCGTGGTGTGCAACCCGCTCACCTTGCCGCCCCGGCCGCTGCCCGGCGCCCACCTGCTGGTGCTGCTTACCCTCAACCACCGGGAGCCGTTCTCTCGCGCCGTCCCTCCGGGGCGCTACCCCGTCCTCCTCAGTGTCATCCGCACCCGGCGCACGGGCTCCTCCGCCGCCCATGAGTCCATCGCCATGGCCATGGTCCGCTTCGAGGAGTCGCGGCCGGTGCGCTGGGAGCGGGCCACGCGCGGAGAGCCCGCCCGGGTGCTGCCGCCCCACCCGCGCCATGGCTATCGGGCCGAGCCGGACATCACCGCGTTCCTCGACGCGGACGTGGTGGAGCGCGTGCCGGACCGGAGCCGCCAGTTCGTCGACACCTTCACCGCGCACTCCTCGCCCATGTGGTCGAGCACCGCGCTGACGCTGGAGCCCAGGTCCGGCGCCAACATCATCGCCTTCTCGTCTCCCACCCCCGGCGCCGAGTCCCGGGCGCAGGGCGTCTCCACCTCGTGGTGGGGCCTGGGCGAGGACGGGCAGCCCGTCTGCCTCGTCACGGACTTCCTGGACCTGGACCTGTCGCGGCCCGCGCTGCCGGATGACGCCGAGGCGCGGCTGGGGCGCATCCGCGACCTGGTGCTGCAACTGCGCTACGGCGACGCGGAGATGCGGGGCCGGGCGCTGCGGGAGATCGGCGACTACGGGGGCGAGGCAGCCGAGGCCGTGGAGAGCGTGCTCGAGCGCATCCTCTCCACCGAGAGCGATGCGGCCGAGCGGGAGTACGCCGCCGCCGCCATCGCGCGCATCTGCGCCGAGGCCCCGGAGCAGGTGGAATTGCTGGCGCGGGCGCTGGCCGCTCCCGTGGGCACCGAGGCGCTGGCCGCGCTGCTGCGCGCGGTGGGCAGCATCGGCATCTGCCGTCAGGAGGCGCGCTTCTTCCATCCCATCGCCGAGCGCGTCCTTACCGTGCTCATCCAGCGGCTGGACGAGGGAGACCGGCACATCCAGAGCGGCATCAAGAGCTTCGTCTGGGACCTGGGAGCGCACCGGCCCGAGGCCTGGGATCTGCTCGTGCGGCTGCTGTCCACCGCGGACGTGGAGCTGCGCGTCGCGGCGGCATCGCGCCTGAGCCACTCGGAGTTCGCCACGCACCACGAGGCCGCGCTCGATGCGCTGGCCACCGTCATCATGGACGAGCTGTTGGAGCTGGAACTGCGCGTGGCGGCCGCCAGCTCCCTGCGCGCCTTCCCGAGGCTCTCGGTATCGGCGCGCACGGCGCTGTGGAACGCGGCCTCCAGCAAGCAGCCGCTGCTGGCCTGGTACGCCCGGGACATGCTGCGCCAGCGCAAGTGA
- a CDS encoding thioredoxin domain-containing protein — protein sequence MASSSTPSGPSNRLGKEPSPYLRQHAHNPVDWYPWGDEALARARAEDKPILLSVGYSACHWCHVMAHESFENPDIAKLMNDWFINIKVDREERPDLDQIYQGVVQLMSQGGGWPLTVFLTPDLRPFYGGTYFPPTDKYGRPGFPRLLEALHAAWTHQREQVLQQAESFHEGLGELAAYGLDAQPGTFTAADMVKMGEGMLRNVDTIHGGFGGAPKFPNPMDVSFMLRAWRRGGPVALKDAVTKTLEKMALGGIYDQLGGGFHRYSVDERWLVPHFEKMLYDNAQLLHLYAEAEQVESRPLWRKVVEETVEYVRREMTDARGGFYAAQDADSEGEEGKFFVWRPEEVSALLPPEQAELVLRHFRITPQGNFEHGTTVLEVAIPSAQLAQERGLTVEAVEGQLAAARKTLFEARDKRVKPGRDDKLLAGWNGLMIRGLSLASRVFGRPEWAQLAAGAADFVLSRMWDGTRLVRSYEESGGRIDGFLEDYGDLASGLTALYQATFEVKYLKAAAALVERAVTLFWDAEKQAYLSAPKGQKDLVVATYSLFDNAYPSGASTLTEAQVALAALTGDKSHLELAERYLARMRRPIEENPMGYGYLALVADSLLDGAAGVTFAGTRAQVTPLLASANRVFAPTFSFGWKESGVAPPPLLQELFEGREPVGGQGTAYVCRGFACERPLTDAEELARRLQAPSRG from the coding sequence ATGGCCTCCTCTTCGACGCCGTCTGGTCCGAGCAACCGCCTCGGCAAAGAGCCCTCGCCCTACCTGCGGCAGCACGCCCACAACCCCGTGGACTGGTACCCCTGGGGAGACGAGGCCCTCGCGCGGGCCCGGGCCGAGGACAAGCCCATCCTGCTCTCCGTGGGCTATTCGGCGTGCCACTGGTGCCACGTGATGGCGCACGAGTCCTTCGAGAACCCCGACATCGCGAAGTTGATGAACGACTGGTTCATCAACATCAAGGTGGACCGCGAGGAGCGGCCGGACCTCGATCAGATCTACCAGGGCGTGGTGCAGCTCATGAGTCAGGGCGGCGGCTGGCCCCTGACGGTGTTCCTCACGCCGGACCTGCGGCCCTTCTACGGGGGCACCTATTTCCCGCCGACGGACAAGTACGGCCGCCCCGGCTTCCCCCGGCTGCTGGAGGCGCTCCATGCCGCGTGGACCCACCAGCGGGAGCAGGTGCTGCAACAGGCGGAGTCCTTCCACGAAGGACTGGGGGAGCTGGCCGCCTACGGGCTGGACGCGCAGCCCGGGACGTTCACGGCGGCGGACATGGTGAAGATGGGCGAGGGGATGCTGCGCAACGTGGACACGATCCACGGGGGTTTCGGTGGCGCCCCCAAGTTCCCCAACCCCATGGACGTGTCCTTCATGCTGCGTGCGTGGCGGCGCGGCGGCCCCGTGGCGCTCAAGGACGCGGTGACGAAGACCCTGGAGAAGATGGCGCTGGGCGGCATCTACGACCAGCTCGGAGGCGGCTTCCACCGCTACTCGGTGGATGAGCGGTGGCTGGTGCCGCACTTCGAGAAGATGCTCTACGACAACGCCCAGCTCCTGCACCTGTACGCGGAGGCCGAGCAGGTGGAGTCCCGGCCGCTGTGGCGCAAGGTGGTGGAGGAGACGGTGGAGTACGTGCGGCGCGAGATGACGGACGCGCGCGGGGGCTTCTACGCCGCCCAGGACGCCGACAGCGAAGGAGAGGAGGGCAAGTTCTTCGTCTGGCGCCCGGAGGAGGTGAGCGCGCTGCTCCCGCCGGAGCAGGCCGAGCTGGTGCTGCGCCACTTCCGCATCACCCCGCAGGGGAACTTCGAGCACGGCACCACGGTGCTGGAGGTGGCCATCCCCTCGGCGCAGCTCGCCCAGGAGCGTGGGCTCACGGTGGAGGCGGTGGAGGGCCAGCTGGCCGCCGCTCGCAAGACGCTCTTCGAGGCGCGGGACAAGCGCGTGAAGCCGGGGCGGGACGACAAGCTGCTCGCGGGCTGGAACGGGCTGATGATTCGCGGGCTCTCGCTCGCCTCGCGGGTCTTCGGGCGTCCGGAGTGGGCCCAGCTCGCGGCGGGCGCGGCGGACTTCGTGCTCTCCCGCATGTGGGACGGGACGCGGCTGGTGCGCTCCTATGAGGAGAGCGGCGGGCGCATCGACGGCTTCCTGGAGGACTACGGGGACCTGGCCTCCGGGCTCACCGCGCTCTACCAGGCCACCTTCGAGGTGAAGTACCTGAAGGCCGCCGCCGCGCTGGTGGAGCGCGCGGTGACGCTCTTCTGGGACGCGGAGAAGCAGGCCTACCTCTCCGCGCCCAAGGGGCAGAAGGACCTGGTGGTGGCCACCTACTCCCTCTTCGACAACGCCTACCCCTCGGGAGCCTCCACGCTCACCGAGGCGCAGGTGGCGCTCGCCGCGCTCACCGGGGACAAGTCCCACCTGGAGCTGGCCGAGCGCTACCTGGCGCGCATGCGGCGGCCCATCGAGGAGAACCCCATGGGCTACGGCTACCTGGCCCTCGTCGCGGACTCGCTCCTCGATGGGGCCGCCGGCGTCACCTTCGCGGGTACGCGCGCACAGGTGACCCCGCTGCTTGCCTCCGCCAATCGTGTCTTCGCACCCACCTTCAGCTTCGGGTGGAAGGAGTCGGGCGTGGCGCCGCCTCCGCTCCTCCAGGAGCTCTTCGAGGGCCGGGAGCCGGTGGGAGGCCAGGGCACGGCCTACGTCTGCCGAGGCTTCGCCTGCGAGCGTCCCCTGACGGACGCGGAGGAGCTGGCGCGAAGGCTCCAGGCCCCCTCGCGCGGCTGA
- a CDS encoding alpha/beta hydrolase, translating into MQATRFSWVHALSLAALLAAVPLSVQAQPSRAPRVCQRYDVPVSLAAGQPATSHVAAWLCARGELTANRTVQVLLSGNTYGSTYWDFPYRPEVYSYVHWMTDAGYVTLSVDRIGIGKSSRPSSLSVTMESNAWTIQQVVEKLADGSLSGVAFSKIVLVGHSYGSAVGMLVASRSSAVDGLIASGMLHGTGYGLIFNAAAMYPAQLDLRFFGQPIPLGYLTTNLLGRGVFYWTPGAEAAVIAADAETKETMTLEETLTQQQGLNASASLSVPVLSVVGDYDATFCGVPTCSQPGSAAANEPNFFPPAAQLEVRVIPSAGHNLNLHTNAQTWFAVAQEWLDRRFGP; encoded by the coding sequence ATGCAAGCCACTCGATTCTCCTGGGTCCACGCCCTTTCCCTCGCCGCGCTCCTGGCCGCCGTGCCCCTCTCCGTCCAGGCGCAGCCCTCGAGAGCGCCGCGCGTCTGCCAGCGCTACGACGTCCCCGTGTCCCTGGCCGCCGGACAGCCCGCCACCTCGCATGTCGCCGCATGGCTGTGCGCGCGCGGCGAGCTCACGGCGAACCGCACCGTGCAGGTGCTGCTCTCCGGCAACACCTACGGCAGCACCTACTGGGACTTCCCCTACCGCCCCGAGGTGTACTCCTACGTCCATTGGATGACCGACGCCGGCTACGTCACCCTCAGCGTGGACCGCATCGGCATCGGCAAGAGCAGCCGCCCCTCTTCCCTCTCCGTGACCATGGAGAGCAACGCCTGGACCATTCAGCAGGTCGTCGAGAAGCTCGCGGATGGCTCGCTGTCGGGCGTGGCCTTCTCGAAGATCGTCCTCGTCGGCCACTCGTATGGCTCGGCCGTCGGGATGCTCGTCGCCAGCCGCTCCAGCGCGGTGGATGGACTCATCGCCAGCGGCATGCTCCACGGCACGGGCTATGGCCTGATCTTCAACGCCGCCGCCATGTACCCCGCGCAGCTCGACCTGCGCTTCTTCGGCCAGCCCATTCCACTCGGCTACCTCACCACGAACCTCCTGGGCCGCGGCGTGTTCTACTGGACCCCAGGCGCCGAGGCCGCCGTCATCGCCGCCGATGCCGAGACCAAGGAGACGATGACGCTGGAGGAGACGCTCACCCAGCAACAGGGGCTCAACGCCTCCGCCTCGCTGAGCGTGCCGGTGCTCTCGGTCGTCGGTGACTACGACGCCACGTTCTGCGGCGTGCCCACCTGCTCACAGCCCGGCAGCGCGGCCGCGAACGAGCCCAACTTCTTCCCGCCCGCGGCCCAGCTCGAGGTGCGGGTGATTCCCAGCGCTGGACACAACCTGAACCTGCACACCAACGCCCAGACGTGGTTCGCCGTGGCGCAAGAGTGGCTCGACCGGCGCTTCGGTCCTTGA
- a CDS encoding transglutaminase-like domain-containing protein has translation MTRTRPLLPLLGLAVALLSAAPVLAQAPAGAPRPAAKAATVSDALKVPRPKGGEWLGLYLMDKKVGYFFTDLALVPGRTDQVKSINELVFKATVGTRVSERVHREERIYEAKPNGRLLSFVVEQRGDGGDQRMEGTNTPQGLRVVRKRPGLPDELRTLPASPEKVEDADQARVAVFRKATVEGTITDGTDLTSYKVTTTVEPAEERMVRGVKVRLGKAQTISEKEKVPVLAYVTEQGEMVEVDFGQTMKARSESEAVAKRLDVVEVFGLTRIVLPRQLPTEARAIPGRAVMVMTGLPEKFQKDNYRQKYVRMPNGQVEVTLSADFPKPTHLKPLPLADPEGGDNLKATIIVESDNADIIKLSKQLVGKEKDAHAAARKINEWVAKNLVKDYGASADRASDVLRQMKGDCTEHSLLAVALLRAAGIPARRVDGVVYMVNEDKVPAFYWHEWVEAYVGEWTQMDPTFNQPVADATHFAVGQEGNAEITPLIGQLKVVEVKDKPSATPGR, from the coding sequence ATGACCCGCACACGTCCCCTGCTCCCCCTGTTGGGCCTGGCCGTGGCGCTGCTGAGCGCGGCGCCGGTGCTGGCCCAGGCCCCTGCGGGGGCTCCCCGCCCGGCCGCCAAAGCCGCCACCGTCTCCGACGCCCTCAAGGTCCCTCGCCCCAAGGGAGGCGAGTGGCTGGGGCTGTACTTGATGGACAAGAAGGTCGGCTACTTCTTCACGGACCTGGCCCTGGTGCCCGGGCGCACCGACCAGGTGAAGAGCATCAATGAGCTGGTCTTCAAGGCCACCGTGGGCACCCGGGTCTCCGAGCGCGTCCACCGCGAGGAGCGCATCTACGAGGCCAAGCCCAACGGCCGGCTGCTGTCCTTCGTGGTGGAGCAGCGCGGCGATGGCGGCGACCAGCGCATGGAGGGCACCAACACGCCCCAGGGCCTTCGCGTGGTGCGCAAGCGCCCGGGCCTGCCGGATGAGCTGCGCACCCTGCCCGCGAGCCCCGAGAAGGTGGAGGACGCGGACCAGGCGCGCGTGGCCGTCTTCCGCAAGGCCACGGTGGAGGGCACCATCACCGACGGCACGGACCTGACGAGCTACAAGGTCACCACCACGGTGGAGCCGGCCGAGGAGCGCATGGTGCGCGGGGTGAAGGTGCGGCTGGGCAAGGCGCAGACGATCTCCGAGAAGGAGAAGGTGCCGGTGCTGGCCTACGTGACCGAGCAGGGCGAGATGGTGGAGGTGGACTTCGGCCAGACGATGAAGGCGCGCTCGGAGTCGGAGGCCGTCGCCAAGCGGCTGGACGTGGTGGAGGTGTTCGGGCTCACACGCATCGTCCTGCCCCGGCAGTTGCCCACCGAGGCGCGGGCCATTCCGGGCCGGGCGGTGATGGTGATGACGGGGCTGCCGGAGAAGTTCCAGAAGGACAACTACCGGCAGAAGTACGTGCGCATGCCGAACGGGCAGGTGGAGGTGACACTGTCGGCGGACTTCCCCAAGCCGACCCACCTCAAGCCGCTGCCGCTGGCGGATCCCGAGGGCGGCGACAACCTCAAGGCGACCATCATCGTCGAGAGCGACAACGCGGACATCATCAAGCTGTCCAAGCAGCTGGTGGGCAAGGAGAAGGACGCGCACGCGGCGGCCCGGAAGATCAACGAGTGGGTCGCCAAGAACCTGGTGAAGGACTACGGGGCGAGCGCGGACCGGGCCTCAGACGTGCTGCGGCAGATGAAGGGCGACTGCACCGAGCACTCGCTGCTGGCGGTGGCGCTGCTGCGCGCCGCGGGCATCCCCGCCCGGCGGGTGGACGGCGTCGTCTACATGGTGAACGAGGACAAGGTGCCCGCCTTCTACTGGCACGAGTGGGTGGAGGCCTACGTGGGCGAGTGGACCCAGATGGACCCCACCTTCAACCAGCCGGTGGCGGACGCCACGCACTTCGCCGTGGGCCAGGAGGGCAACGCGGAGATCACCCCGCTCATCGGCCAGCTCAAGGTGGTGGAGGTGAAGGACAAGCCCTCGGCCACGCCGGGGCGCTGA
- a CDS encoding LysR substrate-binding domain-containing protein, producing MLSKLDDVVVFVAVADAGGFTAAARRLGLTTAAVSKAITRLEQRLSTRLFTRTTRAVHMTDAGSRYYTRCRPALEELARGEDEALEEAGSMRGRIRVELPTSFGRTIVIPLLAEFQRTYPDIALDIRLNDRYVDLVEQSVDVAVRFGTLKDSTLNVHRLGMSRTCTCASPAYLEQYGAPRSIAELEQHRLITYLSQQTRRPYPWFFRVNGEVQTQLQKSRIEIDDSGANRALAVAGAGIIQDLSCHLWEDLLTGRLVEILSEFSAPALEVSLVFPSGRDMPSRVRAVVKFLRTRLTANVIDPLR from the coding sequence GTGCTGAGCAAACTGGACGATGTGGTCGTCTTCGTCGCGGTGGCGGACGCGGGGGGTTTCACGGCCGCGGCGCGTCGGCTGGGACTCACCACGGCGGCGGTGAGCAAGGCCATCACCCGGCTCGAGCAGCGGCTGTCCACGCGCTTGTTCACGCGGACCACCCGCGCGGTACACATGACGGACGCGGGCTCGCGCTACTACACCCGCTGCCGGCCCGCGCTGGAGGAGCTGGCCCGTGGGGAGGACGAGGCCCTGGAAGAGGCGGGCTCGATGCGGGGCCGCATCCGCGTGGAGCTGCCGACTTCCTTTGGCCGCACCATCGTCATCCCGCTGCTGGCGGAGTTCCAGCGCACCTACCCGGACATCGCGCTCGATATCCGGTTGAACGACCGGTACGTGGACCTCGTGGAGCAGAGCGTCGACGTGGCGGTCCGCTTCGGCACGCTCAAGGACTCCACCCTCAACGTCCACCGGCTGGGCATGTCGCGCACCTGCACGTGCGCCTCGCCCGCCTACCTGGAGCAGTATGGCGCCCCGCGCTCCATCGCCGAGTTGGAGCAGCACCGCCTCATCACCTACCTGTCCCAGCAGACGCGGCGCCCCTACCCGTGGTTCTTCCGGGTGAATGGCGAGGTGCAGACCCAGCTGCAGAAGTCGCGAATCGAGATCGACGACAGCGGCGCGAACCGGGCCCTCGCGGTGGCGGGCGCGGGCATCATCCAGGACCTGAGCTGCCACCTCTGGGAGGATCTCCTCACCGGCCGGCTCGTGGAGATCCTCTCCGAGTTCTCGGCTCCCGCCCTGGAGGTCTCCCTCGTCTTCCCCTCCGGGCGGGACATGCCCTCGCGCGTGCGCGCCGTGGTGAAGTTCCTGCGCACGCGGCTCACGGCGAATGTGATCGACCCGCTGAGGTAA